A window from Argopecten irradians isolate NY chromosome 3, Ai_NY, whole genome shotgun sequence encodes these proteins:
- the LOC138319668 gene encoding solute carrier family 49 member 4-like, producing MLPFWHLGLAFSIPSGIYGVWASTLDVTVNQFGISQTEAGWLGFWGSTAGTLLGIIFSRFADIFAKRMKLFLICIYISATVFYVVFTLSCNQSIPGNKALIYFTCISGGAVVSGALPLFYEMACERAYPAAEGVISGCITLFLNLTGSLVLLLSFIPNIGTTWMNWALVSAMACAVLLMTTFNEQYWRRDVDIPDKTNQQTPPP from the exons ATGCTTCCGTTTTGGCATTTGGGATTAGCCTTCTCTATTCCTTCCGGAATTTATGGTGTGTGGGCCTCCACGTTGGACGTTACCGTCAACCAGTTCGGCATTTCTCAG ACTGAAGCAGGTTGGCTTGGATTTTGGGGAAGTACAGCAGGAACCTTGTTAGGAATTATATTTTCGAG GTTCGCTGATATCTTCGCCAAAAGGATGAAACTTTTCCTGATCTGCATATACATCTCGGCAACAGTATTTTACGTCGTATTTACATTAAGCTGTAATCAATCGATTCCTGGAAACAAAG CTTTGATCTACTTTACGTGTATTTCCGGGGGTGCCGTGGTCTCGGGAGCCTTGCCATTGTTTTATGAGATGGCGTGTGAGCGTGCCTACCCAGCAGCGGAAGGTGTGATATCTGGATGTATCACCCTCTTTTTGAACCTCACTGGATCTCTGGTTCTTCTGTTATCTTTCATACCGAATATAG GCACTACATGGATGAATTGGGCCTTGGTATCTGCTATGGCGTGTGCCGTGTTGTTAATGACAACGTTTAATGAACAGTACTGGAGACGGGATGTTGATATTCCGGATAAAACAAACCAGCAAACACCGCCACCTTAG